The following coding sequences lie in one Eschrichtius robustus isolate mEscRob2 chromosome 10, mEscRob2.pri, whole genome shotgun sequence genomic window:
- the INIP gene encoding SOSS complex subunit C, with amino-acid sequence MAANPSGQGFQNKNRVAILAELDKEKRKLLMQNQSSTNHPGASIALSRPSLNKDFRDHAEQQHIAAQQKAALQHAHAHSSGYFITQDSAFGNLILPVLPRLDPE; translated from the exons gttttcaaaacaaaaatagagttgcAATCTTGGCAGAACtggacaaagagaaaagaaaattactaatGCAGAACCAATCTTCAACAAATCATCCTGGAGCTAG CATTGCGCTCTCGAGACCCTCTCTTAACAAGGACTTCCGGGACCACGCTGAGCAGCAGCACATTGCAGCCCAGCAGAAGGCggctttgcag CATGCACATGCACATTCATCTGGATACTTCATAACTCAGGATTCTGCATTTGGGAATCTTATTCTTCCTGTTTTACCTCGCCTTGAcccagaatga